The Rosa chinensis cultivar Old Blush chromosome 7, RchiOBHm-V2, whole genome shotgun sequence DNA segment CTTTCTGTGATCATCCAATTCTACTTTAGAAATTCTACGGGCATTTCTCTAGTGGTTTAGTCaacttcattttttctttctgtgatCATCCAATTCTACTCTTAGTTGATCTGTATATATCACTAATTTCCCAGCATCTTAGAAAGTTGAGTATTAGAAGAATATAGATCACTCCGTAATAATTATTAAGTTGGCATAAGAACCCATTCAACTAATAAGCTTTAATTTGGGTGGGGAGCCAACTGAGGAATTGAAGGCTTGGTGCCAAGTAGGTAAGATGGTTTCCACTTTCCACAGTGAAGCAACTACTCACTATCCAACTCCAAGTTTCTTTATGAAGTTGCCTATAAGCTCTACAACTTAACCCCCAATATAACAAGTTTATGGTGGACAATACGCATCCCTTTGGTATTTTATTTATCTTGCTAACAAATACCCGGCAAAGAGATTAGAGGATCACTACAAAGTGATTGAGCAAGAGTAAATCCTAGAAGTATAAACGTCATAGGGGTTTTTCCAATATATGTATATTCCCATAAACTGAGAAATGAGGAGGGACTTTTAACAACTAATTGGCTGTTATTGAATACCCAAAACACATCGTAGAAACCATAACAGGAGCAAATGAAACTACAAATAGATAGCCTAAGCAATATTGGCTACGTAAGAGCTTTAATCTCTGAGAAGCATGAATTGTACAGCACCCTGAGATGAAGAGCACAGCTGCATTCATGCCTCAGTATCTAAAACTCATTATTACTGTAGTACATGCATGAATGTCAGaaatacaaataaaagaaaacatagtGGTCACATAAGAGCTTAAATTACAGGAAACAGGAACCCTGCATAGCAGACACAAGAAGATTCACACATTCAGCTCACAGGTTCAAGGATAGGCATCTGCATGATCATGTAAATAAAATGATTAATTCTGTCCTTTTTGTTGTTGTGCAGAATGAAAAAGTATCTAGAAGATGGTCCAACTAAAGAGAAATCATACCACGGTGATTTATCGCTCCTTGAAGAAATTAGAGGGAGCCATCAGGTTAGACATTGACAGCTGAGTTGTGTTTGATAAGTTATTGGTTGATCTAGGATCGTTGTGATGGAACCCCAGATCTCTTGATTTAGGCCACTCATCAAAGAAAGGCTGAAGAGAATGCTGTTCCTGTTTTAGAGATCTGAGTACGCCAAACTCTCCACCAACATATTGCCGTTGCTGTTGTTTGGTCATAGCAGCATCAACAGTCAATGGTTCACTATCTTGCAATGTCTGCAGCTGGGAGTTGTTTAGCAAAAAAGAACCATTTCTAGGTTCCGATGAGGAATTCAAGGGAACATGAGATGTCATAAGACGCCATGGACTGTCTATAGTACTATCCACCCCAGCAGATCTTGCACTCCCTGAAGCTTCTGGCATAAAATTATGCTCCTCTGCTCCATCGAGGACCCTGCATTCCATTATATCGAGACAACCATCAGGTCTTTAGAAACCAATTCTCAATATGCTATGTCTAAGAAATCAATTTTCAACATTCATAAAATTTCTTATGTTTTCTTCTCAGTGTGAGTCTCAGATCCTTTCTTGTGTGACCCCAACAAAGTAGTTACATGTATGCAGGGATCCAAGAGCAAAGGCATAAGGATTACTaacaaaaagaagagaacaGCCTCAAATTCACATTCAATTATTCTGGTAGACGATATAATGTGAGCATGAAAAGCAGCCCTCTAAACACCACTTCACTTAGTTTACCCTCTTCTGTTTCTTCTAAGAGACTAAGCAAATCGCCATTCCAGCCTTCCTTTGCCTAGCTTAATACATGGTAGAGTTACTTTTGTTATGTCCTGTTTCTTTGGGTACAGTAGCTTACAGAGACTAGGCATCATATTAACAAATGCAAGCATACCATTGTTTTAACTAGGTCGTTCATATAACCAGACAAAGCAAGACAAGAAAGTTCCACACAAGTAACAGCACAAGAGTCAaacaatttaaaaacaaaaatcagtGTGTGACCAAGGGTGTGTCAAAGCCTAAAGGCAGGCCATTAACAATTAAAAAAGCTAACCAAGCTGATGTTCTGATCAACTATCTATCAGCATCTGCATTACACGATGGCTACAATCGCTGCCaaaaactcactcaaatcaaaACGTCTGCAGCCTATGTGCCAGCTGCGGTATGGCTGTGCTCGATGTAGGCCAACTATAGGCTGGGGCCAAGACCGCCCATGGGCCAGCCCATATTTTATTCAATTCCATAATCTCTTGAAAGTTTGTCcaatttcttctttctcatATCCCTCGGTTACAAACACTATCATGCTTGCTCTCATAACAATGAAACTTCTCAAACTCTCAAGTACTCATCAAGGCAAATTATTTGTTGTCTGGATTCATCATCAAAGATTTAGATAAGAAAACTTTATTACAAATAGATATTACAAGGACCCAAAACTTTTCCAGATCATATATTAACCAAATTTTAACGTAAGTTTGCCATCATCAACCAGTTGTTTTATTACAGTACACTCCTTAAATGGTCTGCTCTATCTTCACGATTACAGCCATCCCTTCCCCTAAAATATCTCATCAACTTTTCTACGATTTGGTCACTCTGCTTGTTATTTTTAATAGACACGAAATAAGTAAAAAATACTACCATGAGATTGACTGAACCAAGACATGCTACCAGACTCCTCTTTCAACCATCCCATCACCTCTTGACTCTTTCCACATATGGAGTAAGGCCAATAAGCATGGGTTAGACCAAAAGGAAACCCTGGATAATTCGAAGGCCACACGCCAATACTGCCACCCACAACTCTAGAAAGAGACTCGAGAGACCTTTCCTCCATCATCTCCCACCATAACACTTTTGAACGGTTTATTCAAAGGCCTGGGCCTCAATCAAGCTGAAATTTTTAGCCTGAACGATCAACTGCCAAGACATCAATTACTGAGATGAAAAAGAACCGTGAAGTAAACCCTCCTTAAAGCTTTAAACACACCCCTAGATTTTCACTTGTGATTGTTGGAAACTTGGTTGAGTTCCATCAACTCCCAAAACCTTTCCTAGCCACCTTGTATATACATTTACAGTCTACCGCAAATTTTCAAGAGAAATTAAAATTTGCAGAGAGACACACAGAAACAAAAATGCATACGGGTAGAAACATGAAAGAACAACTGCATTAACAATATGCTGGCAGTCATGTCAAACCTACGGCAGAGAAAGGATTCTTCAACACCGGCCTGTTGAAAATATGGCATTATATGATGACCAAAAGCTGCCTTTTATTAATCAAACTAATGCATTTGCCTATAGCTACAAGGGCATTGTCTGTTAGATTCTACTAACTACTCTTAACACATCGAGTTTTTCAATCAAGCACTAATACATTGTAATTAAGCCTTCAAATTGTGTGGCATTGTTATCAAGTCTTTGAAATGCTCAGGACCGATGCAGTGAAGGGTGATGTCTCAAAAATAGCTTACTCAGATGTAAACTACAGCAGTAAATTACTGGATaaaactccaagatggaccATCATCTGTTGCTGGCGTAACCTAGGACAGATCCATAGTATTAATTACGTCTTTAACATCTTAGGCTTTGGTCACCGATACTTCAGGAACCAGACAAAAGGGGAGATGGAGTACTCTCTCAGATAATAAACTTTAGCACGGCAAGCATATATTATGCACAAACTACATTTTCTTCTGTTGTAAATTGCACGGCTAGTCGTAGCATAGAACAATTGTTAGGTATGCAACACTCACAGAAGTCATGGCAATCCAACTAATAAACCAACAAGGTAATAGATATACCTGTTTCCACGCTTCACTATCCCGTAAGGTATAGGCTCCATCTTCAACTGAGATACATCACTTCCAAAGCATAGACTTCCACTATTTCCTGGTGAGTGCAAGGGCATGTTTTGGAAGCTCCCACTGTGGCTACGGCTCCCAGTCCTTATGTCTGACGATGCCACAGTCGACAAAGATTGAGAAGCAGTTTGTGATTCCACAAGCTTTCTTGAACGGTAGCGACCACGATTCATGTGCCGCTCACAGTACTTGGAGTCTGGATGTGCATCTTTAGAGCACCTCCACTTCTTGCCATCTGTCCTCCGGCACCTCCCTGGCTCCGGGTCTATTTTCTTCCCACAGAAGGAAGCATAAGCCACTGCAACAGATCAATAGAagtcatacatatatatatcaccAAAAAACACCAAGTCAAGAAAACAGACTAACACTAATAATCGACACACAACTAAACCGGTCATTCTCATTCAAGTATCTACTAACACCAAATCCATAACCTAAATCACTTAAGAGCATACAAAAAACTCAGTTTAATTCCTGAAACGAAGCACAGAAACAAAATTGAAGCTAACACCAACATTTTAGAGCGAAAAGAAACGACAGAAAATCAACATCTATGGCGACTTTTCATGTTCAATTTTTCAAGCTAACGTACTAGACGACTGCAATTCTTCATAGCCAAGACATTAATTAACTTAATTGAGCAGAAAATCAGAGATTAAATGAATTA contains these protein-coding regions:
- the LOC112179790 gene encoding growth-regulating factor 5 is translated as MSRSLVGGGGHAPLFTVSQWAEMEHQALVFKYLKAGLPVPPDLLVPIRNSFNLIYPDFLRHPASLAYASFCGKKIDPEPGRCRRTDGKKWRCSKDAHPDSKYCERHMNRGRYRSRKLVESQTASQSLSTVASSDIRTGSRSHSGSFQNMPLHSPGNSGSLCFGSDVSQLKMEPIPYGIVKRGNRVLDGAEEHNFMPEASGSARSAGVDSTIDSPWRLMTSHVPLNSSSEPRNGSFLLNNSQLQTLQDSEPLTVDAAMTKQQQRQYVGGEFGVLRSLKQEQHSLQPFFDEWPKSRDLGFHHNDPRSTNNLSNTTQLSMSNLMAPSNFFKER